GTCCTAAATACACCTGAGATTTCAAACCTCATGATTCGTATGGGATTTCCTCACTCTGGTTGATATGTcactctcttctattttatgtccAAATCCTACCCAGCTTTCAACGCCTCCAGATCCACCACTACTCAAAAAGCACCTCCCCCACTCCTCCTCAGAGGGCTGCACCCAGCACTGTCTATTCCTTCCCAGTGACACTTTTCAAACTCCAACTGGAGCAGTGACTACTGGTGGGTGGTGTATGTTCCCTAGTAGACAGGGAGTTTCTTGAGGGCAGGGGAGTAACCTGCCCATCTCCGTCTGCCTCTCCCAATCCCCAGCAGACAGCTGACCCTTGAGGATGactaaaagaaggaaggaaggaagtgagccTCCCAAGGAGGGGCACGGAACTGTCTAGTAATGGAAACTGGAACGGCAAACCCGCCAAGCCCGATGACCAACAGTAACAGGTGTTTCCATCTATGTGGTCTGTGATTCATTCTGCACAGCTGCGCACTCACAGAGCGTAAGCCTACAGCCTCCTGGAGTACAACGCCCCACACGCTGACGTGCACACCGTGTTCGGGCCGCCCCGAGACACACCTCGGCGACAACCTGGATCCACAAAAAACGAGGCCCTGCCCCCTTCAGATATTCATGCCTTACTGCAAAAACACCAAGAAGCTGTGGTTGTGTGTTGGGCTCACCGCTGCATCTTTTCGGTTTttaaggaatctctggagggtgagcCCGCATGCATCTCGTCGCtgccctcacacacacacacacacacacacacacacacacacacaccacccttCCCCCATTCCTCTTTCTGACTGGGCGCGCCTCCGATGGGTTGAATGGGAAAGAGCGAGGCCGTCTTTGTCACCAATTCTCCCCTCCTTGGAGCAAGCCAAGCTTCTTCCGGGTCAGTGGCAATCGCCGCCACCCCATCAAGCCCGCGGGTCCCCCAAACCGATTACCCCGGAGCGCGCGCGGGCCGGGTCGCCGCCGCCGGCAGGTTGCGGAGGGGAGGAGGGCGGGGAAGAGGGCGGGCTGCGCgcgtgggggagggaggaaggagggaagccgccgaggggaggaggagcagcctCGGCAGCTGACGAGGAGAATGGGAGTGCGGGGCGACCGACCGCCGCGGGCTGTCACGGCCGCTGAGGAGCCCGAGAGGCGCGGGGCCAGCGCCCGCCGCTTTTAAACCCGGGAGGGCGCGGCGGCGGGCGGATCGCGGCGCGCTCGGGCGGCGGCCGAATGGAGAGGAAGGGCTCGGCGGCCGGGGCCAAGGGGAACCCGAGCCCGCCCGCGGCCGGCGAGGGGCAGCGGCCGCCACCGCCACTGTGCGTCCCGGGAGGCAGCGGAGGAGCCCCCGCGCGGGGCCAGGCTGGGGCGGCGGCCGAGCCCGCCGAGCTCATCAGGCGCGCGCACGAGTTCAAGAGCCAAGGGGCGCAGTGCTACAAGGACAAGAAATTCCGCGAAGCCATCGGCAAATACCACCGGGCGTTGCTGGAGCTGAAGGGGCTGCTGCCGCCCCCCGGGGAACGGGAGCGGGACTCGCGCGCAGCCTCCCCAGCCGGGGCCCCCAAGCCCGGCCGCCTCACGGAGGAGCAGAGCAAGACGGTGGAAGCCATCGAGATCGACTGCTACAACAGCCTGGCAGGTGAGCCGCGCCGCGCCCCCGGCCCCTCCTCCGGCCGCCCGCGGGGTCTGAGGCCCGGGCCCCCGACCCAGCCTCTCGGGCGTCCGGACCGCTGCGGCGCACCGGCGGTGCAGCCTCCGGGCTGTGACCGTGCCGCTCTGGGAAGGAAGGAACCTGGGAGGGAGGCGCTTGGGAAAAAGTGTGACTTTCAAGATGATGCCTCCCAAAGGCCTTAGACATCTCGCGTCCTTTTCTTTGCATACATCGTTCATCTCGCATTTAAATGGCTGGACGGACAGAAGGCGACTCCGCTGGCTGGCGACGGCTGCTACTGCTTACCAGTGGACTTGGGTCCAAAATGCAGAAGCAGCGCCCTAGGTGGGGCCCCTGCAGCCACTGCTAGCCCAGCGTTTTCTTTTGAGTGGGTACTAAGGGTGGCCCACGCATCTGTCCACTCTCCTCAGGTATCACTGGCTCCAAAGTTGGCCCTCACCCTCCATCCCCAACTAACCGCATCCCTCTGGAGAAGGTCCTTCTCCAAGTTCTTTGACCCCAGCAGCAAAGGGGAGTTTGACAGGATGCCTTTCCAATCTTGAGCAAAATGGATTCCAAAATGccactttcttctttctgagcTCTGCTGGAGCTCCCGGTTGCCAGGTGAAGATAGAAGTCTCAAAGGAAACCTAGTTCATGGTTGGTCTTAAACTCTGCTGCATTCTTGCTCTCCTTTGGGCTAAGAATAGATGTACATCCAGAGTTCACTTTGGGGATGAGGTCAAAGtcaggcattaaaaaaaattaatttaggcatagaaaattttaagtctgtaaaacaaatccaaaaaacaaaccagaaaaacgAAGACCCTGGGTCTTCCCAAGGCCTTCTGTGATAAGGTGAGAGTTGTTGGAAGTGGCAACAGCTTTATATATGAATTACTCTCTCTTCTCCTACCCCTTTGGTAGGATTTTGTCATGGTCAAGCTTCTCTGACTAAATAAAAGTCCATTTCTCCTAGTTCCTGTCCCTTAAAGTTGCCTAAACTATCTAGCAACTGTTAGAATAGGGTAGCAGAGCTGTAATATGACTGGATGTGGCTGGAATGGTGGATGTGTCTGGGGGCAGGCACATGGGAGATGAAAATAAACAACTGCTAAGTCTGCTCTGTTCCCAAGTGCAGATCTGCTGTGTTCCCTTTGCAGTTTCTAGTACTCATCTACCTCTGCCTTCCCATAATGTCATGTGTAGTATCATCTTTAATCAGGTAAAACCCAGTCCAAGGAAGCACTTTGTAGTTTACAAATTTAAGGGATTAATAGCAATAGTAATAGTAGCAACTTGTAGAAATGGTGGTACTGATAGCATACTCCTACTAATAGCATCAAAGGAGTAGTATAGCAAAGATGGAATTTTTCAATCCATTACAAGATACAGCTTGACTCCTTTTATTTCCCATAAGTCTCTCGCATATTGGCTGCTGCCTGATGAATAGTTAAAGCGCAGAGCAGCTGTGGGTAAAGGAGAGGTGCTCTGGATCACTAATGCAGTGATTTCAAAGTAGTAATGGAcctttatattcagtgttatccAGAATATTGCAGAACCATCTCTCACCCCTTATTTTTGGTTACCAGCCAGTGGTTACATTTCTATGGTGAAACCAAAGATGTGTCCTTGGTCAGGCCAGCCTAGCAGGGCGGGACTGATATCTGGACAGCTCCTCCacttccatccccacccccacgcACTTTGGAAAACTTCCGTGGTGAGAGAATGGAAAGCAGTAGTAGCAGATTTCCCCATCTGCTGCTTTTGCCAGTGCCCAAAAGTCTTCTTCAATGCCCACcacttattaatattaataatttattgtatGCACTACTAGATACCCTATACACATGGGCTTTTTAAATCTTTGTAatctaaaaagaaatacatgatcATCAGGTTTGCCTAGAAAACCCTGAGACTCCAGAATCATTCCACTCCAAAGGCAATCCTCTGGTCATCATAGACTGGTACACAATGTCAGTATTCTCTGGGCCCCTGTCTTCCATGAGCCCAGCCTCAGGTGGTCTGCTGAGCCCTTTACTTCAAAATTTCTTTGGTAGCTCTTAGCCCTGGTGACCAGAGAAAGAACTGCAGTACCTTGATTTCAAGGCTCTGTTTGGGCTACATACTTCCAAATGTTGTCATGTCTCACAAAGAATCactttttgagttaattttttgagtGATTAAAAGATGAGCAATCTCGTCATCTGATATAGAGCCAATatctgtgtcctgtgtaggaAATTCAGCAACTGGGAGGAAGATTCTGCAGAGAAGCAACTTTGGGTAGAATAGAAGCATGGTGTTGTTTTCCTTGGGGCGATGCATAAAATTGGTTACCACTATCTCAGAAACCCCCAGCTAATAGCAAAGTATCCTTCCTGTGGGATTATGGAAGTAATTTACAATATGTTTCCctttagaaaataccaaaaagttTAAAGAAGTAAATACAAAATTACTTCTAATCTCACCACCTAGAGAAATCCACTGTGGtatatttccttcctgtttttttttttttttctgcacataAATGTAAGTTGTTTACAAAACTGAGAACCTCCTGTATGCACAATCATGTGTCCTGCTTTTAATCCCACTT
The Sciurus carolinensis chromosome 2, mSciCar1.2, whole genome shotgun sequence DNA segment above includes these coding regions:
- the Ttc9 gene encoding tetratricopeptide repeat protein 9A is translated as MERKGSAAGAKGNPSPPAAGEGQRPPPPLCVPGGSGGAPARGQAGAAAEPAELIRRAHEFKSQGAQCYKDKKFREAIGKYHRALLELKGLLPPPGERERDSRAASPAGAPKPGRLTEEQSKTVEAIEIDCYNSLAACLLQAELVNYERVKEYCLKVLKKEGENFKALYRSGVAFYHLGDYDKALYYLKEARTRQPTDTNVIRYIQLTEMKLSRCSQREKEAM